The DNA region CACTGGGAGTTGGGGACAGTCTATATTTATATGAAgtttccagaaaaggcaaattgaTAGGGACAGAAAGCTGATTGGTGGCTGCCTGGGCCTGAGGGCAGCAGCAGAGATGAACTGCAGACCAGCACCCAGCAGTAGGGACGGGTGGGGTTGGGTGGCCCAGCCCCATGTTTACTATCATCGAATCTGAATAGTACACTTACAATGAGGGCATTCTGTGGCATGACAATTACACCTCGATAAAGCTGAACAACAAAATAGCTCATTGGCAGCTGAGGGCTGGGGAGGTCGTGAGCTGTGGCTTCAGTGGAGAAGGCCAGAAGTGAGGGAGCGAAGTCATTCATATCCCGGGGTAACAAAGAACTGGCCCCAATCTGCCCACCCACACGAGAGGCTGCTTCCCCACTCCGCTTTTCCTGCAAGCAAAGAAGTTTCCAGACCAAATAAGGCTGCAGCTTCTGCTATGCTCCCAGCAGTGACCGCAATTCCTTTTAAGTGCCAGGGTTATAACGTGGGCCTAAAACCTCCCAAAGCAGTGTGGTGCCCATCAGCCCACTCCGGGATCCCTCTGGGAAGCTCCCAAGAAACCAAGGTAAACAGAGCAGGCCTGCCCAAGGCCCGCCCTTGGCCCACTCGGCACAGGGCGGGGACAAGCTGTGTTGGGTGCAACGAAGCCAGGCAGACCTGCACTGGGGGACCCGCGACCTCCACCAGCAGCTGACCGGCGGGCTCGCGGGGCCTGGGCGCTCTCGCCTCTGTCTCTGGTAGGAAAGGCCATTTGCTGAACCCCTTCTATGGGCGGCACGTGCCGTCTCGTTCCTCTCTACTGCTGCTTTGCCAGATGACGAGGAGGGCAGTACATTTATTAGGCGCCAGGCGCCGTGCCCAAGGCCTTGAGTTTgatcatttcatcttcacagctACCCTGAGACAGGTCGTtactttcccattttacagaggaggaaactgaggccccaaggCATGCAGCACATCCCAAGTAAACTCAGGAGTGAAGCCCAAGGTGGGCAGGGGCTCCCGCCTGTGCCCACTGCCCTGCCTGGCACCCCCAGAAAGAAGCACATGGCAGGGCTGCCTCAGGTGAGCTGCACAGGCGGAGGTGGGCAGTTCTCCGTGGAAGGGAGTCCTCTATGCTGGGTGGTTCCGGCCTGGGTGGGCTACAGCCTGCAACTACCGTCAGCAAGACCATACTCCGCTGGCCAGGGAGACATTTGGCTtgggatatttttttctttttttgggttaCCCTGTCCAGGCCAAACTGTAGGGTacttttcaaacaaccagctaCAAATATTTTCCTAACAAGGTCTCTCTGGGATGAGAAATGGAAACTTTTCGTTTTGCAACCTTGGGTTCTGGCATTTAAACAACGCATCACCAAGGGCTGTGGTGGTCAGTGGTGGAGGGGAGAAGGCTCCATGTAGGGGGCTGGGGGGCACAGCCAGGGAGACCACGAACCCGGACCCAGGCCCTGCAAAGGCGTGATGCTGCACActtcatttcttccatttctcagCACAGCTGGCGCGGCAGCAACTGTTCCcgtcccacttcacagatgataAACAGGCTCAGCGAGGGGAGGCGACTTGCTGAGACCACACCTCAGGGGATGGTGGTGCTGGCTGGCGTTCAGACTCAGGTCCCTCCGATTCCAGAGGCTTCCACCCCgcacccaccccacccactgCTGGCGCTGGCTGCCTTCCTCTACGTCAAGCTCCTCCTGGTGGGACGGTCCACAGAACACCTGGATAAAGGTACAGGGCTTGGATTCCAATCCTGCCTTCTCTAACGAGTGGGGCAACACTAATTCCGCACTGCCTCCATGGTGGGAGGGGTATACCCGATAAGATATACAGATGTGTGGGCATGACTGGGTCAGCAAAGATTCTTTGGCAGCAAGTGACAAAAACCCAAGGCAGATTTCTTCAGTTAAAAACGGGGATTTACTAGCTCAGGACACCAGGAAGAATGGGGTGGAGGTCAGGCACAGCTACATCCAGGTGATCTAACACTGTCATCAGGTCACTCTTCCACCCCTATTTTTGGGTCTGTTTCTCTTTGGCCTCCTTCTCACCTGCAGACAGGCAACCTAGGAGGCAGGGAATGCGGCTGTCGGCTGTCTCCCACAGAAGAGCCAACATCTTTCGGCATCCGTGCCAACCCCGGGGCAGGACTCTGATCAGCTATTTGGGATCTGGGAAGTCAGGGAGTTTACGCAGGCACCCCCAACCCCGACCCCCGCCCCCACAGGAAGAACACCTGTTCCCGTGTGCTGTGTCCACCGAGAGATACTTCCAATGATGCCCTCATACACGCACACCTCCCACAGCCACGGGTCCTCTAGGAGCATGAGAACGGCAGCCTCCTGTGCGCGGTGCTCAGCCCGCTTGCAGGGGCGGCACTCTACGCTTACGGAAGCAACCGGATGAACTCTACCGCACTTGATACAAAATGCAGCAGGGTCCTGGTCCCCTTCCCAACAATTCAGTCCAAAAGCCACTTGATGGGAGCAGGCAAGGCAGGCGTCCAGGacaggggggaggaggaggggcccTAGTGGCCCAGGGTGGGGCGTCAGCCCGGGTAGGAGGGGGAGAGTGGCCCAGGACCAGCAAGAACAGGGCAGTTGAAGCATGCAGGCCTGGCTTGAGGACACACTAGCCGAATGCACTGCGTAAGTGGCCTCTGGGGGACAGTCACCCTAGGTGCAGGTTGGGGAAGCTCAACCTCACCCAGAACCATCGGGGACATAAAAGGACATGAATGGGATTTAAGGAGAGAGGAGCCTGCACTGGGAGAGTCTGCCGCAGGGAGGTCCGAGGGAGACGGGGCTTGAGACGCGGTAGGGAGGGCACAGCAGCTGAGCAAAACAGGCAAAGGGTGCACCCATTAGACCCGCAGCAGACACACTGGGACAGTGCacaacattttcatttaatttttaaataatttatatcccTCTGAAACAAAACTCTGAGGCTAAGGTACATCGTCTGAGGTTCTCTTAAATAGAAGAGTTGGTACAGGGCACCAGGGAAGGCCGGGAGGCTCTGGATCCGTAAGTGCTGATGGTGCTGAGGCTATGGGACAGCCAGCTCACCTGGTCCCCATGGTGAGGCGCAGCAAGGAGGGGCTGGCACAGGCCAGGTGCCCTTATAAGCCAGAGGTGCACAGGCCAGAAAGAGGTGCCCCCCAGACTCACAGGAGCCCTGTGGTGAGGGGGCAGGGGAACGCTGCAATCACCAGCGAACGGCGGACAGAAGGAAAGTGGCCCCAGCCTCTGGCTGCACAGGGACGTGCAAGCCAAACACTGCTTCCTGCTCCCCGCCTGAGCGCCATTTGCAGAGTCTTATTTCCTGTTTCCTCTCAGCACCCTCATCCTAATGGGCTGAGCTGGCAAGTCCCAGGCATTGGAGGAGTGACTTCAATAGTTTGAGGCCCTGGATATTCTCCAAGGGACTGGAACCTTCCCCAGGATCCAGATGCTGGGATGTGGGTTCTGACGGGGAGTGAGGGGAAGGGATGGGAAGTGAGGAGAAGGGATGGGGAGTGAGGGAAGGGACGTGCAATTCCGGAGCCCCACCTGCATGAGCACTGTTGTCCCCCAGGTGCTTTTCTCCACATTTTGACATTGGAAAAGTTCATCCCGGGGTCCAAAAACCCAAGCTTCCCCCACAGGCCCCTCCGCTCCTCCTCCCTGGTGTAGGCAGAGCATGGTCTGGTGGCGCCCTGGGCTGGCATGGAGAGAGCTCCATGGGGCCTGCGAGGATGTGGCCGGTCACgtccccctctccttcctccgGCTGGTCCTCTGGTTGCTGAGCTCGCTCAGCTTCTTATCCAGCCTCCTCTGCAGCTGGGCCCTCTTGGCTGGGTCCAGGGATCTGTCCTTGGTCCCGCTGCCAGCATAGAGGATCCCTTCCCGGCTGATTCTCTGCCGGGCATGGGCGCGAGCCCTCTCACCACAGCCATGGATCTGGGGAGGACACAAGAATCAGCGCTGAGCTCACCGGGGCAAGGAGACAGACCCTACAGCTCTGCCCATCAAAGAGGTGGGGGGCCACAGGCGCCCCAACAGAGAAGACGACTCCTCCTGCCATGTCAATCCTTCACCCTGCAGGCTGCTTGGTGGGAGAGCAGCGGGGTGGTCTGTACCCTGGTGTGGCGGGAGCTCCCGAGTGTGCACACAGGAAATGGCACCACCCTGACTGACCACACAGTCCCTGCAGCCACTTCCCActgcctcccagcctctgccTACCTAATCCACACTGTAGCCAAGACCAGTGACatcacagccctgctgacaccctcCAGGGTACCCCACTGCCTTCAGATCAGGCCTGACGCCTCCAGGCAGCTTGCCAGGCCTTGCCCAGCTGCGACTCCAGCCATCCTGCCTTATACTCTACTCCCAACTCCCTGACTGTGCCTGAGGCCTTATGCATGTTCTAAGGGTGGACAGCCTGCCTGCCCACCTGCCATTGGCCCTGTTCTCCCCAGCCCAGATCCCACCTTCTGGACCACAGGTCTCAGCCCCagtgtcacttcctccaggaagcccaccCTGACTGCTGCATCTGGGTGGGTGTCCCTGCTGCCACCTTGGTCCTGGGTTTCCCTCCTTGGAGCACTCAATACCTGGTACTGTATATTGGTCTCTTACTCAGACCCCCCACCAGGCCCAGCATCCTCCAGGGGAGAGACAAGGCTGGTTCagacctcagcttcccacaggAGCCCACACCTGGTCCCAGGGGTTCTCATCGACCCAGGCTCAGAATGAACGACACAGCAGCCAGGCCACGGCCAGCTCAGACCACGGGCTGGAGGCTCTGCCTCCCACCTCCCCTATGCCAAACAGACCAGATTAGGCCACTGACAGAACCCAGGGACACTGGGACAAAATTCCCTCTGCCCAGAATTCCCACTAACATGGCTGCAGCTCAGCAAATAAGGCATTTTGTTTGCTTATGCCCTGATGTGCTCAAAACAGATCATGAGTCAGTGTCTGATTTCTGTTTCCGAAGGTATCTGGAGCTCGTTAATGAGCTAATTGTTCCAACTGGAACAGGTCTGCCCAGGGTCTGCTTCCTGGAGACACACcccaccacccctccccactGTCTGATCCCAGGAGGGGAGGTCGACATACCTCGGGCAGGTGGTGGCTGAGGCAGTAGCGGCGGCTGCAGAGCTGGCAGAACTGGCCCAGGGCTGTGACGCTGGCTGTGCACTTGGTAAAGCCACAGGTGTTATCAGCCTTAATGGCAGCAGAAACCAGGGCCTCAAAGTCCTCCTCCGTGGGCAGATCTATGGCCGGATGTCCTGAAGAAGACCCGTGTCACTCAGGCAAACGGAAAGACAACAATGCCACACCTGGCCCCTCATTTAAGGTTTCAAAAGCAATTcatggctgagcacagtggctcacacctgtaaccccagcattttgggaggccgaggtaggaggactgcttgaggccaggagttcaaaaccagcctgggcaacatagtgacatagtgagaccctgtctctattaattccaaaaaaaaattaaaaagcagctCACGTGTCTTCCTTCTGCTACCCTGTGGGTGCCTGGGGGCAAGGGTGGCATCAGTCCTGTCCTCTAGCACAAAGCGCGGTATACAGTAGCTGCTCAGGAAGGGTGTGGAGTGAATTCCTCTGGAGCCCCAGGCCCTGGGAGGCCCCTTTCAAAGCCATGCCTGTGCTGGTGGAGCTTCGCTTCAGGAATTCAATGAATCAATGCGAGCTGGAACTCCTGCATGGTCTTGCTGAGGAAAATGGCGGCAGCAGGAGTTCCCCAAGACCGACCAGGTCTACATGCTCTGCCAGCGTCTGCCTGGCCAACTCCCAGTGCATGCCTGGCCAGCTCCTGTGGGGTGGGACACCATGCAGGATGCGGCAAACGGAGCAGAGCCCACCCAGGGACTCCGCACGGCCAATGGGCGAGAATGGTTTTGCGCTCAGCCAGCTCCTGTGGTTCTGAGCATTTTGCCCAGGACGACTTCCAGGCAAAGTGCACCCCGTCGCTGTGCAAGACCCCCACCCTCCAGGACCACCCGTGGCACGGGAGCCTGTGACTGCTCCGTTCCTGAGGGGCTCCAGGGAGCCGTCCACGTCTGCTCTTCCAGGCCCCGCCCGCTGCCGTAAACATGCTCTGAGCGCTGCCTACTTGCCGAGACCCACACAGGCTCTGGGACAAGAAGGTGCCTGTGACCCGATCGCTGACCTAGGGGAGCCCAGACGGACCTGGGAGTGGCATGACTGAAAATAAAGCTAAAATGACACAGGCGTGGTGCCACCCGGAGGAAGCCCTTCCTTCTGCTGATGGTGGCAGGCGGGTTCCAAGGGGGGCCAGCACCCCAGTGAGGCGACACTGCCCCATGTTCTTGTTAGTTGACttacctttgctttcttttttctttttcttttctggaagttTCTGCTGCCCCTTGCTGGCGGGCTGCCCCTGCGCACTCCTGACCCTCTGCAGTCTCAGATCAGGCTGGTCTGGGCCACGCTGCTCTCTGGGAGGCTGCTCCGTCCGCGCAGGGCTAGGGGGCACTGGCTGGAGAGGGGCTGGGCCACCGGTCCCTGCTGGGGGTCCCGGGGCTGCTGGGGGTCGCGGGGCCGGCGGGGCCCTCTTGCTCACGGTGATGaacctcctcttcccttccccggAACTGTCGTGCCTCAGCCCGTGCTCCTCGGCTATTTGGTGGACCCGCAGCCTGTCGTGGGAATTGAGGGAAGGTGGAAACTCCAACTGCGTCTTATCACTGGCCATGAACTCCGCGATCATGGCCCGGAAGTGGTCCACGCCGTCTTGGCTCTCCACTCCCTCCAGGTTGCCTCCGTTGAGGCTGGGCTGAGATGGGGCTTCAGCGGCCAGAGACTTTCCGGCCGGCTTCTTCCGGCCCTGTCTGGCAGCTGCTGCAGACTCCCGGCCTCCCTCCTGCCGCTGGCTTCCAGTCCTGGTGGACGTAGCAGGGCCCTGGGGCTTTGTGGCAGCATGGCTGGGACCCTGGGAGCTCTCATGGGAATAGTTTTCTGGGACAATATCATCAAGATACTCAAAGGCTGTGCGTACTTCCCCATGCCGTGTGAAATACTCCACCAGGGTCTTCAAAAATGCATGATTGTTGACAGTACGGGAGTCACAGATGACCGCCACATGGCGCCGGGCGCGGGTGACGGCCACATTGATCCTCCGGTCCTCAGCAAGAAAACCAACTTCACCTACAAAAGGCCAGAGGGGAGTGAAAAGCAGGTTTCAGACGAAGAAACAGAGTCAGGCTCCTATGCCCTTATCAGTAACCACCACCAAAAGTGTGGTCCCCTGCACGTGGCCCACCATCCACACAGCTGCCCGGCCACGCATGGCACCGTGATACCACACCTCCCCTGGCATCTGGCTGCCACAGCTGACTGAGTGGGGCTCTGGGGAACCCGACTGGGTTCTGTCACTCCTTTCCTTCCGTCTAAGCCCAGCCTCAGGGACTGCCTGGAGTGTGGCTGCAGGTGGCACCCGGGAGAAAGCACAAGAAACCTTCCAGGACCTTCTCCTTTTTCCCCCATAGCTTCTAGGCAGGCCTCATCTGCTGTCTGCCTTCTGAGAACGTCTCACAAAGCCCATTCACTAAACCTGCTTCTGGGAACAACTCTCATCCTGAACGGAAAGCCCACAAACCACAGCAGCACAGAGCCCACAGCCATGACCACTACACCCCGCGGCGCTGTGCACAGAGGCTAAAGGCCAGCTCTGGGCTGGAGGGGCTCCACCTCCTCAGCAGGGTGAACCGGCCATTCCCAGTCCACCCCGCGCCCCCAGCTGCCATCCCCAGCCACCTGCTCCCTGACAGCACACTCAGGCCTCTGAGCCTCCGCAGACTCTCTTGCCTATGCTTTGCCTGATGTGAGCTTACTGAGGACAGAAGCTGCACCATAAGTACACTGCCAGAAACAGTGTGGCACCCAGCAGACACCTAATATGCCCCTGAATTAATAAATTCACTTCTGTGCTGTCCCCAAAGGACTCTGGCGAGGGCTCCATACCTTTCCTGTTGGACCTGACGAAGGACAGTATCACGGCCTCCTTCTCTCGGCCTTGGAAGCCATCGACGGACTTGATTTCAAGCTCGGGGTGCTTGTGCGCGAGGCTCTGTCTGAGCAGGTCCACCTGAAACACCAGCCAGGCTGTGGCTTTCTCACCCCCATGCCAGCTCGGCAAGACCCTGCGCTTCAGCTCAGCAGAGGGACTCGTGCTGCCAAACAGCCAGGACCTGGGAAGGGGAGCCTGCAGGAGCCTGATGGGGAAAAGCTTCCCGTCCGCCCTCCTCATGGGCACGCATGCATGCCAACACGACACCCTGTCCCTGgcattttatcatttctttcggCTCATGATAGCCACCAGCCTCAGACAGTGCTATGTGTGATGCCCGCACACCAGGAAGGGGTGATGGCCACTTCCACAGACCCTCCCCATACTCCAGCAGGTACGTTTTTCCTACCAGATGAGACACGCATGGGAACACGACCTGAGCCAGACCAACAAGGTTCAAGGCTGAGGCCCCTGTGGGAAATGCCAGAAAAGGACAGGCTGTTCTGCCAGGGCTGCCTGTGGAAGGGCTGTGTCAGCCTGAGGCTGCTGGGGTCACCCAGGAAATCTGGCCAGAACATAAGCCAGTGCAGAAGGCTGGGGcactgggcagggcagggcagctggggcagggtggggtggggcagctggggcagggtggggcgGGACGGGCAGACAAACAGGCAGAACGGTCCCTGACGACATCATGTGGGCCCTGGATCCAGTCACAATAAGGTCAGCCCTACCCCTGAACCTTTCAGTCACCACAGCCAACAAATCACCCTTTTTCTTTCAGCCTCTAGGTTGTGTGAGCCCCAGCTGCTCTGCAGAGGGACAAAAGGAGCCCCTCGCACCTGGAAGTTGTATGGTGAGACCACGGCAATGTCACGGGCTGGAACACCAGCGTCCACCAGAGCCTGGATGTGCAAACTGACGAGGCGGACTTCGcctggagggaaagaaaaaacgGTCGAGGCAGCACAAGGTCGCCCCGAGCGGGCATCCATCACCAACACATGTTTTGGGCACGTTTCTGTCTATCATGGCCAGCTGATCCTCCACTGTGCCTCAGGTGGCTTCCTGGGAGCTAAACATCTGTGTCCCAGGGCCCCAGGAccagccatgcccagctaacttgaATTTCACATCAGCAGTGAAGGCCTTCTGACTCCTATGGCTGTGCATCCTGTTCAGCGTGCAACTGGGGAGATGTTGGTGTCAGCTGAACAATGCCAGTTCCCATGGCCAGACCAGCCAGGCAGAGCTGGGCCACCATTCAGGAGAAGGCCATGAAATGCTGCCAGGCCCATCTCACCCAGCAGCGGGCTGCTCACCCTGGAGAACACAAAGCTGCTCAGCCTCTTGGTGTGTGGGGCTCTAAACCTTCCACCGCCATCAACAACTGCTCTCAGCTCCTCCCGGAATTAGGCAATTAAAatgcctttaatttttaaagagctcgaggaatttttaaacaaaaaagctGGCCGTCTGCAAGCAAGCTCACCAGGGTTCCCTTTCGACTGTTCGTCCTCTTCCTCCAGCTCAAACAGCCCGCAGCCGGCGGTGTCCACCAGGAGCAGGGGCACACCTGTCTCTTCTGTGGCAGCCACGCCTGGAAGGTCCCTGGCACACAGGTAGAGAGGGAGCAGCACATCAAGGGGGCCACAGCGCAGCACTGAGGCCCCACCCAACAGAACCGACCCCTCCCAGGGGAAAAGGCTTAGGCGGGGGAGGACAATGAGCACATCAGGACATCAGATGGGAGCCAGCGGGCCTGACCCAGCTCCAGGGCAAGGCCACCTTCTCTTCCAAAAAGCTAGCCTCAGGGTCGACTTTCATGCAGAAAGCTTCACTTTAGCTTGCTGTGTAGAAACAGGTGACGCAGAGGATTACCCAGGGCTAAAGGATGGGGCGGGGGATGGGGCCGAGCTACTCACCTCAGCAGGTGCCCCGCCACAGAAGGGTGGGCCGTGAGCTGCCCGAGGTACATGGTGTCAGAGGCCCAGCGCATGATGGCCTGGTGCATGCGGTACTGCACCGTCAGCGTCCGCACCGCCCTCGCGCCATACTCCTCGGCCAGGCGCTCCATCAGGCTGAGTGACAGTCCAGCCAGCGCAGCCCTGCGCCCAGGAGGGAGAAACGGGGAAGGCAGGCCTGAGCCCCAGAgtccaggtgtgaaccacagcaaGTGAGGAGGACAGGCCCCAAACCTCAGGACCCAACTCTCCCCTGGGTTCCAACCCAGAAGTCACCAAGGGGCGGGGTTGGCTGAATCACGGCCCCGAAGGCACCCGCATCCGATCGCCAAGGCCTGGGAATGTCCTTATAGGACAACAGGGACGCTGCAGCTGAGATGAAGTTAAGGATCCTGGGATGGGGAGGCAACCCTGGACGACCCGGGTGATAACCCAAGGGTCTTAGAAGAGGGGCATaggagggtcagagtcagagaaggcCACTGAGGGGAGAGATTTGAGGACGCAACACTGCTGGCTTCATAGACAGAGGAAAGGGCGATAAGTCAAGCAATGGCCTCTAGGAGCTGGAAAAGACCAGGAAACGGGTTTTCCCCTGGACCCTCCAGAAGCAGCAACCCCCCCCTCCCCCGCACCTCGATTTTAACCCGGGGAGACTGATTGTGGACATCTGACCCCCAGACTGACgtttctggaggtcagaaaaTCTGTTGCTGTCAGCCACTAAGCTTGTGGTCATTTGTCACAGCCACAGTAGGGAACGCACACACTCCAGCATGCTCCAGCTGTCGGCAGTCCACTCCCAGCAGGGACGGCTGCAGCGGCTGAGTACTGCCCAGGCGCCAGGCACTGCTGGGTGCGCCAGATGGGGATTCACTCCCTTCCTCCTTGTAACAACCTCATGAGGTGGCTGCTGTTATGACTCCCATGTTACACGTAAGAAGGgtgagacagagagggaggcCGCCAGCCCACAGCTGCCCCACTAGTGAGCTGCAGAGCCAGGACCTGCCCGGGCCGCCTGGTGCCAGAGCCCACCCTCTGCACCACTACAGCTCACCAACCCACCAAAACCCTGGGGCAGTGCCACCTCCACTTCAGAGACCTTccctctggaaacttacaaaaCCTCTGTGATTAACCTATTTTTAATTCCAACAAAGTGAGAACAGGACGCGATCATCAGTACCAACTGCAAAC from Rhinopithecus roxellana isolate Shanxi Qingling chromosome 15, ASM756505v1, whole genome shotgun sequence includes:
- the IGHMBP2 gene encoding DNA-binding protein SMUBP-2 isoform X1 — protein: MASAAVESFVTKQLDLLELERDAEVEERRSWQENISLKELQSRGVCLLKLQVSSQRTGLYGRLLVTFEPRRCGSVAALPSNSFTSGDIVGLYDAANEGSQLATGILTRVTQKSVTVAFDESHDFQLSLDRENSYRLLKLANDVTYRRLKKALVALKKYHSGPASSLIEVLFGRSAPSPASEIHPLTFFNTCLDASQKEAVSFALSQKELAIIHGPPGTGKTTTVVEIILQAVKQGLKVLCCAPSNIAVDNLVERLALCKQRILRLGHPARLLESIQQHCLDAVVARSDSAQIVADIRKDIDQVFVKNKKTQDKREKSNFRNEVKLLRKELKGREEAAILESLTSANVVLATNTGASADGPLKLLPENHFDVVVIDECAQALEASCWIPLLKARKCILAGDHKQLPPTIVSHKAALAGLSLSLMERLAEEYGARAVRTLTVQYRMHQAIMRWASDTMYLGQLTAHPSVAGHLLRDLPGVAATEETGVPLLLVDTAGCGLFELEEEDEQSKGNPGEVRLVSLHIQALVDAGVPARDIAVVSPYNFQVDLLRQSLAHKHPELEIKSVDGFQGREKEAVILSFVRSNRKGEVGFLAEDRRINVAVTRARRHVAVICDSRTVNNHAFLKTLVEYFTRHGEVRTAFEYLDDIVPENYSHESSQGPSHAATKPQGPATSTRTGSQRQEGGRESAAAARQGRKKPAGKSLAAEAPSQPSLNGGNLEGVESQDGVDHFRAMIAEFMASDKTQLEFPPSLNSHDRLRVHQIAEEHGLRHDSSGEGKRRFITVSKRAPPAPRPPAAPGPPAGTGGPAPLQPVPPSPARTEQPPREQRGPDQPDLRLQRVRSAQGQPASKGQQKLPEKKKKKESKGHPAIDLPTEEDFEALVSAAIKADNTCGFTKCTASVTALGQFCQLCSRRYCLSHHLPEIHGCGERARAHARQRISREGILYAGSGTKDRSLDPAKRAQLQRRLDKKLSELSNQRTSRRKERGT
- the IGHMBP2 gene encoding DNA-binding protein SMUBP-2 isoform X2 translates to MDGCWSPLSPGDAGLWQLFPVTALLLVCDIVGLYDAANEGSQLATGILTRVTQKSVTVAFDESHDFQLSLDRENSYRLLKLANDVTYRRLKKALVALKKYHSGPASSLIEVLFGRSAPSPASEIHPLTFFNTCLDASQKEAVSFALSQKELAIIHGPPGTGKTTTVVEIILQAVKQGLKVLCCAPSNIAVDNLVERLALCKQRILRLGHPARLLESIQQHCLDAVVARSDSAQIVADIRKDIDQVFVKNKKTQDKREKSNFRNEVKLLRKELKGREEAAILESLTSANVVLATNTGASADGPLKLLPENHFDVVVIDECAQALEASCWIPLLKARKCILAGDHKQLPPTIVSHKAALAGLSLSLMERLAEEYGARAVRTLTVQYRMHQAIMRWASDTMYLGQLTAHPSVAGHLLRDLPGVAATEETGVPLLLVDTAGCGLFELEEEDEQSKGNPGEVRLVSLHIQALVDAGVPARDIAVVSPYNFQVDLLRQSLAHKHPELEIKSVDGFQGREKEAVILSFVRSNRKGEVGFLAEDRRINVAVTRARRHVAVICDSRTVNNHAFLKTLVEYFTRHGEVRTAFEYLDDIVPENYSHESSQGPSHAATKPQGPATSTRTGSQRQEGGRESAAAARQGRKKPAGKSLAAEAPSQPSLNGGNLEGVESQDGVDHFRAMIAEFMASDKTQLEFPPSLNSHDRLRVHQIAEEHGLRHDSSGEGKRRFITVSKRAPPAPRPPAAPGPPAGTGGPAPLQPVPPSPARTEQPPREQRGPDQPDLRLQRVRSAQGQPASKGQQKLPEKKKKKESKGHPAIDLPTEEDFEALVSAAIKADNTCGFTKCTASVTALGQFCQLCSRRYCLSHHLPEIHGCGERARAHARQRISREGILYAGSGTKDRSLDPAKRAQLQRRLDKKLSELSNQRTSRRKERGT